A region of Thermococcus piezophilus DNA encodes the following proteins:
- a CDS encoding transcription elongation factor Spt5, with translation MSNGRIFTVRVTVGQEETTAKLIYSKIKTYKLPVYAILTPSKVKGYIFVEAPSKSAVDEAIKGIRHAKGTLPGEIRFEEIEHFLEEKPAVSGFEPGDIVELIAGPFKGEKAKVVRVDEAKDEIVVELIGSIVPIPVTVRGEYVRLISKRQKE, from the coding sequence ATGAGCAATGGCAGGATATTCACAGTGCGCGTCACCGTTGGTCAGGAAGAGACCACGGCAAAGCTGATATACAGCAAAATTAAGACTTACAAACTCCCAGTCTACGCCATACTGACACCATCGAAAGTCAAGGGCTACATATTCGTCGAGGCCCCAAGCAAGAGCGCCGTGGATGAAGCAATTAAGGGCATAAGACACGCCAAGGGAACTCTTCCCGGTGAGATTAGGTTTGAAGAGATTGAACACTTCCTCGAGGAAAAACCAGCCGTGAGCGGCTTCGAGCCTGGTGACATAGTTGAGCTCATCGCCGGCCCGTTCAAGGGCGAGAAAGCAAAGGTCGTTAGGGTTGACGAAGCCAAGGATGAAATAGTTGTCGAGCTCATCGGTTCAATCGTCCCGATTCCGGTTACGGTGAGGGGCGAATACGTTAGACTTATAAGCAAACGCCAGAAGGAGTGA